The Candidatus Omnitrophota bacterium region GGAAATTTATAAGCAACTGCCCAGCGGGGGCTCTTTAAAGTATGACCCAGCTCTTTGTGCTGTTTGATAGAATTCACCTTGACAACTATCCCGTCTATCTCATACTGAAGGCTGGAGCGTTTATCCTGCCATTTATTACAATAGCTGATTACCTCATTTATGTCTTTACAAAACTTTATATTGGGACTAATTCTCAAGGCCCACTGCCTGGCCGCATGCAAAAACTCCCATTGGGAATCAAAACCTTTACCTCCTTCAATATTGCCGAAAGAATGAATAAAAAAATTCAGGCCCCGCCGGGCACTAATCCTGGGATCAAGCAGTTTGAGAGACCCGGCAGCGGCATTTCTGGGATTTGCAAATAAGGCTTCGTTATTATGCTTGCGCTGTTTATTCAAGCCCTGAAAATCCTGATGGTTCATATAGACCTCTCCGCGAACCTCAAGAACGCGGGGTATTGGATATTTCTTATCAGAAGCAGGCCATAATTTCAAAGCCAGGGATCTTATAGTGCGCAGATTCGAAGAAATATCTTCTCCCCTCTCGCCGTCTCCCCGGCTAACGCCAAGGTAAAACACGCCGTCTCTATAGCTAAGCGATACACCTGTGCCGTCAATTTTTAATTCAGCAACATATTCAACCTTCTCTCCCTTCAGCCATTTCTTAACTCTTTTATCCCAGCTTTTGAGTTCCTCAACGGAATATGTATTATCCAAAGAAAGCATCTTTGCTTTATGTCTGACGGTTTTAAATCCTTTTACCGGTTCGCCTCCTACGCGCTGGGTAGGAGAATCAGAAGTTATAAATTCAGGATGACTCTCTTCCAGATTGCCAAGTTTTTTCATCAACTTATCGTATTCGGTATCCGATATTTCCGGCTGATTCAATACATAATAACAATAATCATGCCTGAGGATTTGCTTTCGCAATTCTTCTATCTGTTTTTTTATTTTATCCTTTTCCTTCAATTTATCCCCCAACCGCCAACCTGTCGGCCAGCTTCCCGGGCAATCCGGCCTTTATTATCTTTCGCCGGGTAGAAACAATATCATATTCAACCCGCTCAAATTCAACCAGATCAACTTCAGCATCATATATCAAATAGCAGGCTCGAGGATCGCCATCCCGCGGCTGGCCTATACTTCCGACATTAATAATATATTTTTCTTGCTCGCAAAGATTTAACCTGCCCGGTTCTATATACCTCATCTTTTCCTGTTTCATGCTTAATATAAAAGGCACATGCGAATGAGCAACAAATAAGATATCTTTTTCTAAAATCCGGAATGAAGGTTCAGCATCCCGAATATCTATAATATACCTAAACTCCTCCGGCTGATCAAGGCTTCCGTGAACCAATGTAAAATTGTTCCCCTCCTGGATAAGACTCAAAGAACCCAGGTAATCTTTGTCAACCTGGCTTAGGTTTTCTTTTGTCCAGAGAATTGCCTGCTTAGCGTAAGTGTTAAAATAATCTATATCAAGCTTCCCGGCAACTGCCCAATCGTGGTTACCGCCGACAATAAGCGGGGCAGGAATCATTCCCCGGACCAGCTTAATGCACTCTTGGGGATCAGGCCCATATCCGACTATATCCCCTGCGCAAATAAAGCCATCTATTCTCTTGTTTTTAAAAGACTCCGAAACTGCCTGCCAGGCTTCTAAATTGCTGTGTATATCGGCAAATACTGCGTAGCGCATTAATGCTCACAATCGTCGGTCGATCAAGAAAAATTATAGTGTTTTTTTACAGGATCCTTTATATCCCAAACACAGTCAAGCCCTTTAGGAAAAGTAACAAAATCGCCTGCCCCGAAGCTGACAGTTTTTCCGTCTTTTATTTCGACAATAACCTTTCCGGCAAGTAAATAGCAAGTCTCTGTTTCATCATAGTGCCAGTCAAAACGCGAAACCTCCTTTTGCCAGATCGGCCAGGATAAAACTCCCATCTGTTTAATCTTTTCTTCCTCGATTCTCTCAACCTTTACCTCCATCGCAGCTTCCTCCTTTTTAGAGATCCCTATACTTCCAATAAAACAATTTCAAACGGGATAATTTTCGCACAACAACTTACCTCGGCCTACGGCCTCGGTAAGTTGTGTACTCAAATTGGTCGGGGTAAAGAGATTTGAACTCTTGGCCTCTTGCTCCCGAAGCAAGCGCTCTAGCCAAGCTGAGCTATACCCCGTAAAGTTATCCACAGCTGTAGGGCATGCTTAAGCATGCCCTACATTAATTTTCTTAATGTTGTGGCATTTTTTATTGCGTAAGCATTGGCGTCATTATTGAAATAGACGTAGACGTCCAGGCCTTTTTTCAAGAATTTCTTGATATCATCAGCCCAAGACCTTAGTTCTTTAGTTGAATAATTAGAGCCGTAAAGAACCTCTCCCCCGTGCATCCTGATATAAACAAAGTCAGCGGTTATCTCTTTTCTTACCGGAAAATCCGGCATACTGATAATGCAGTGGGCAATGTTGTGTTTCTTAAGAATGTCGAATATCTCTTTGTCCAGCCAGCTAGGATTGCGAAATTCAATCACGTTTTTAATATCCGAAGGCAGCTTCTTTAAAAAAGCCTCCAGTCTCGGGCTGTCTTTTTTCATTGACGGCGGCAATTGATAAAGCACCGGGCCTAATTTTTCCTTCAAGATATATGCCCTGCTTAAAAAAACCTTGAGACTATCTTCTAAGTTTTTCAACCTCTTGATATGGGTAATAAATCTACTGGCCTTAAGGGCAAAGATAAATTCCCGAGGTGTATTATGATGCCAATTCTCTACCACCTTTTCTTTGGGAAGGTGATAAAAGGTATTATTGAGTTCTACGGTATTAAAATACTTGGCAAAAAAAGGCAGTAGCTCTTGTTTTTTAAGTTCCCGCGGGTAAAACTTATCATACCAGTGATTGTAATAAAATCCCGAGGTCCCGATCAGACATCTTGCTTTTTTTATCATTCTGTCTATAACTATAACACAGATGGGCAAAGAAAGAATAAGCAGTAATACGGGCTATGGGCTTTGGGCTGTGGGCTGTGAGTTAAGCTCATAGCTCATAGCTCATCTGTGTTTTTAACGTTGTATTTTAAAGCGCCATCTGTGCTAATCTGTATATAGCCGTAACAATACAACCGGAAATAATTACCCCGACAGCAATGGCGCTAAAGGCATATCTAAATCTTATTTTAAATAAAGACGCGGCAACCGAGCCTGTCCAGGCTCCGGTAACGGGGAGAGGAATCGCTACAAACAGGATAAGCCCCAATGCCCCATATTTTTGAACAATCCTTGCTTTTTTTTCAGTATGGTTGAAAATATGCTCAAAAAACCTGCGCCAGATTTTAAACCGCCTGAGACGCTCAGAAACCGGCCTTAAAAATACAAGCAACGGCCCTACCGGAATTAAATTGCCGATAATCGCCAGCAATAAGGTCTTAACCACGGGCTGATTCATTGAAAGAGCAATCGGAATGGTTCCCCTTAATTCATTTATCGGCAACATCGACATAAGAATAATAAACAATTCGCTATTTATTTTTTCCATCCTTCTTTTCCAATTAAGGGGACAAAAACACAACTGCAGATATCAGATTTAATCACCTGGTCATTATCCCGGGTAAGGAGGGTTAACATCTGATTGAATGCGTTCCCCACAGGAAGCACAAGTCTCCCCTTTCCAGCCAGTTGCTCAACTAAACAGGGAGGTATCGAAGGCGCTCCGGCAGTAACCACGATAGCATCATAAGGAGAAAATTCCTTCCAGCCTAATGAGCCATCATCCGTCTTAATCTTAATATTGGCATAACCGAGTTCGGACAACGTCTGCTCAGCCCGCTTGGCCAGGGAGGCAATCCTTTCTATTGTATAGACCTTTTCGGTAAGTTCAGCCAAAACTGCCGCTTGATAACCCGAACCTGTTCCAATTTCCAGCACCTTTTCTCCGCCTTTAAGCTGAAGGGATTCGGTCATCAGCGCCGCCATATAAGGTTGAGATATTGTTTGTCCTTCTCCAATCGAAAGAGGATAATCCCCGTAAGGATTTATTTTATCAAGCCCTTCTGGTATGAACCGGTGCCGGGGAACATTACCGAATGCAGCCAAAACTGATTTATCGCTAACTCCCCGAAAAATCAACTGGCTATCCACCATCTGCCGGGATAACTCTCGCCAGTAACCGGTCATTCATCTTCTCCTGAAAATAAATTTTATAAACCGCAATGTATCAAACAGGGGATCAATCCGGCTTTTTTCTCCCCGATAGATGCTGTTAATGGGCACAAAATCTATCCGATAACCTAATTTTGCCGTTTCAATCAAGATCTCAGACTCTATTTCAAAACGCGAAGTAGAAAGGTTCAGTTTTTCTAAAACATTGCTTTTTATCAGGCGGTATCCACACTGACTATCTACGATATTTTGTCCGCTGACCTTAGAGATCACAAACGACATAAGTTTATTGGTCAATATGCGGATCAGGGGCATTTCCTTCAGATTACCCATCCTGTTCCCTGAAATAATACCGGCCGGGGAATTTTCAGCTTTTTTAATAAATTTAGGCAAATCCGCCGGGTCGTGCTGACCATCGCCATCCATGGTAATTACTGCATCGTATTTTTCTTCTAATACTTTTTTAAATCCATTCTGCAGGGAAATGCCTTTACCGTAATTTTTGGAATGTTTGATAACAACGGCTCCAGCCTCCAAAGCAATGGTTCCGCTTGAGTCAGCAGAACCATCGTCCACCACCAGGCATTTATCAGCATATTTAACTGCGTCTTTAACCAAGCGTTCTATGGTCCTGGCTTCATTATACAAAGGAATAAGCACGCATACCTTCATCTACTTTCCCCAAACCTTGCTAAAGATAGACCATTGCTCTGGAAATCCAGCAATATATTTTTCCAGAACCTTTAGATATTCCCGGGTAATATTTTTTAAATCCTGTTTTCGCTTACCGGTCGGTTGATATATTATCGGTTTTTCGAAAGTCAGCTTAAAGGTATCGTCCTTCTCTCTAATCATAAATCCCGGCACAATAGGACTGCCGAACCTCAGGCTTAACGTGGCAATGCCCGCAGGCATAAGAGCGGGCTTGTTAAAAAAGTCTGTCTCTACTCCTCCTTTGGAAAAGTTTCTATCCCCGACAAGAACTAATATCTGGTTATTCCTCAGCGCTGAAAGAGACATTTTAACAGAGCTGCCGACAGGTATTACCTTGATGCCGTTTATTGTTCTTTTTTCAGTAAAAAAATTATCTACCAGCCGATTTCTATGCGGCAGGGTAACAACATTCAAAGGATAACCCAGAAATGAGACCACCGCCGCGGGTAACTCCCAGTTTCCCAGGTGAGCGGTAATGGCAATAACCCCTTTACCCCGGGCTAAGGCCTGGTCAAAATACCTTATCCCTTCTATCTTTACAAAGCGTTTTAGAAATTGGGCGTC contains the following coding sequences:
- a CDS encoding lysophospholipid acyltransferase family protein, with product MINYFIYRLAEVLAIYLPAGFSRWLGIRVADLFYFFSGKNRTVIEHNLRIVLKKASKKRIDHCSRWVFRNFAKSLTEFLRFGKMDAQFLKRFVKIEGIRYFDQALARGKGVIAITAHLGNWELPAAVVSFLGYPLNVVTLPHRNRLVDNFFTEKRTINGIKVIPVGSSVKMSLSALRNNQILVLVGDRNFSKGGVETDFFNKPALMPAGIATLSLRFGSPIVPGFMIREKDDTFKLTFEKPIIYQPTGKRKQDLKNITREYLKVLEKYIAGFPEQWSIFSKVWGK
- a CDS encoding cupin domain-containing protein; the protein is MEVKVERIEEEKIKQMGVLSWPIWQKEVSRFDWHYDETETCYLLAGKVIVEIKDGKTVSFGAGDFVTFPKGLDCVWDIKDPVKKHYNFS
- a CDS encoding small multi-drug export protein encodes the protein MEKINSELFIILMSMLPINELRGTIPIALSMNQPVVKTLLLAIIGNLIPVGPLLVFLRPVSERLRRFKIWRRFFEHIFNHTEKKARIVQKYGALGLILFVAIPLPVTGAWTGSVAASLFKIRFRYAFSAIAVGVIISGCIVTAIYRLAQMAL
- a CDS encoding metallophosphoesterase family protein; the protein is MRYAVFADIHSNLEAWQAVSESFKNKRIDGFICAGDIVGYGPDPQECIKLVRGMIPAPLIVGGNHDWAVAGKLDIDYFNTYAKQAILWTKENLSQVDKDYLGSLSLIQEGNNFTLVHGSLDQPEEFRYIIDIRDAEPSFRILEKDILFVAHSHVPFILSMKQEKMRYIEPGRLNLCEQEKYIINVGSIGQPRDGDPRACYLIYDAEVDLVEFERVEYDIVSTRRKIIKAGLPGKLADRLAVGG
- a CDS encoding protein-L-isoaspartate(D-aspartate) O-methyltransferase, whose product is MTGYWRELSRQMVDSQLIFRGVSDKSVLAAFGNVPRHRFIPEGLDKINPYGDYPLSIGEGQTISQPYMAALMTESLQLKGGEKVLEIGTGSGYQAAVLAELTEKVYTIERIASLAKRAEQTLSELGYANIKIKTDDGSLGWKEFSPYDAIVVTAGAPSIPPCLVEQLAGKGRLVLPVGNAFNQMLTLLTRDNDQVIKSDICSCVFVPLIGKEGWKK
- a CDS encoding DUF72 domain-containing protein, with protein sequence MIKKARCLIGTSGFYYNHWYDKFYPRELKKQELLPFFAKYFNTVELNNTFYHLPKEKVVENWHHNTPREFIFALKASRFITHIKRLKNLEDSLKVFLSRAYILKEKLGPVLYQLPPSMKKDSPRLEAFLKKLPSDIKNVIEFRNPSWLDKEIFDILKKHNIAHCIISMPDFPVRKEITADFVYIRMHGGEVLYGSNYSTKELRSWADDIKKFLKKGLDVYVYFNNDANAYAIKNATTLRKLM
- a CDS encoding glycosyltransferase family 2 protein, yielding MKVCVLIPLYNEARTIERLVKDAVKYADKCLVVDDGSADSSGTIALEAGAVVIKHSKNYGKGISLQNGFKKVLEEKYDAVITMDGDGQHDPADLPKFIKKAENSPAGIISGNRMGNLKEMPLIRILTNKLMSFVISKVSGQNIVDSQCGYRLIKSNVLEKLNLSTSRFEIESEILIETAKLGYRIDFVPINSIYRGEKSRIDPLFDTLRFIKFIFRRR